From Triticum urartu cultivar G1812 chromosome 2, Tu2.1, whole genome shotgun sequence, a single genomic window includes:
- the LOC125540241 gene encoding probable arabinosyltransferase ARAD1, with translation MPPPPISGEIRRAAMKRPALLAVPALLLLSLSFLLLRPSSSPRLLPSAHTPDPGHRRRLSVYVADLPRALNHGLLDLYWSLPSADARIPASSDPDHPPPRDHPPYPASPLIRQYSAEYWLLRSLLGPAAPASAVVRVVVDWREADVVFVPFFATLSAEMELGWGATKGAFRRKEGNDDYRRQRDVVDRVTAHPAWRRSGGRDHVFVLTDPMAMWHVRAEIAPAILLVVDFGGWYKLDSKSAGGNSSHMIQHTQVSLLKDIIVPYTHLLPTLRLSENMDRPTLLYFKGAKHRHRGGLVREKLWDLMVNEPDVVMEEGFPNATGREQSIKGMRTSEFCLHPAGDTPSSCRLFDAVASLCIPVIVSDDIELPFEGMIDYTEFSIFVSVGNAMRPKWLTDYLRNISKQQKDEFRRNLAGVQHIFEYENSHQHSKVSAPEDGAVNHIWKKIHQKLPMIQEAVTREKRKPEGASIPLRCHCT, from the exons ATGCCGCCGCCTCCCATCTCAGGCGAGATCCGGCGGGCGGCGATGAAGCGCCCCGCCCTGCTCGCCGTCCCCGCCCTCCTCCtgctctccctctccttcctcctcctcagGCCGTCCTCCTCCCCGCGCCTCCTCCCCTCCGCGCACACCCCCGAccccggccaccgccgccgcctcagCGTCTACGTCGCCGACCTCCCGCGCGCGCTCAACCACGGCCTGCTCGACCTCTACTGGTCGCTCCCGTCCGCCGACGCCCGCATCCCGGCCTCCTCCGACCCGGACCACCCGCCGCCGCGCGACCACCCGCCCTACCCCGCCAGCCCCCTCATCCGGCAGTACAGCGCCGAGTACTGGCTCCTGCGCTCCCTCCTCGGCCCCGCCGCCCCCGCGTCCGCGGTGGTGAGGGTCGTCGTCGACTGGAGGGAGGCCGACGTCGTGTTCGTGCCCTTCTTCGCCACGCTCTCCGCGGAGATGGAGCTCGGCTGGGGCGCCACCAAGGGCGCCTTCCGCAGGAAGGAGGGGAATGATGACTATCGCCGCCAGCGGGACGTCGTCGACCGCGTCACCGCCCATCCGGCCTGGCGCCGGTCCGGCGGCCGCGACCACGTCTTCGTCCTCACAG ACCCTATGGCAATGTGGCATGTACGGGCGGAGATTGCTCCAGCAATTCTACTGGTGGTTGATTTTGGCGGTTGGTACAAACTCGACTCAAAATCTGCAGGCGGCAACTCTTCTCATATGATACAGCACACTCAAGTGTCATTGCTCAAAGATATCATTGTGCCTTACACACATTTGCTACCTACCCTGCGCCTGTCAGAAAATATGGATCGCCCCACGCTTCTGTACTTCAAGGGAGCCAAACACAGGCATCGG GGTGGTTTGGTGCGTGAAAAACTGTGGGACTTGATGGTTAATGAGCCTGATGTTGTCATGGAAGAAGGTTTTCCTAATGCCACAGGACGTGAACAATCAATTAAAGGGATGCGGACATCAGAGTTTTGCTTGCACCCAGCTGGTGACACCCCAAGTTCATGTCGTCTATTTGACGCTGTTGCAAGTCTTTGCATACCAGTCATTGTCAGCGATGACATTGAGCTTCCTTTCGAAGGGATGATAGACTACACAGAATTCTCCATTTTTGTGTCAGTCGGTAACGCAATGAGGCCCAAATGGCTAACGGACTACCTAAGGAATATCTCCAAGCAGCAGAAGGATGAATTCAGAAGAAACCTGGCTGGAGTCCAGCATATCTTTGAGTACGAAAACAGTCACCAACATAGCAAGGTCTCTGCCCCAGAAGATGGTGCTGTGAACCACATATGGAAGAAGATTCATCAGAAGTTGCCGATGATTCAAGAAGCAGTCACCCGGGAGAAGCGGAAGCCTGAAGGCGCGTCCATCCCACTTCGGTGCCATTGTACCTGA
- the LOC125540242 gene encoding probable phytol kinase, chloroplastic, whose product MAAARPALPSSPTSLLLARSISAPDLATAPTWRRPRRWLVAAAGVPAVAGALAASASAPAASMLLRDGGATLLVTAGAYSLVRAFDALTERRLVQQSLSRKVVHVLSGVFFMASWPLFSNSTGARFFAAVVPFLNCARLLTYGLGFYSDEALVKSVTREGKREELLRGPLYYVIVLLIIVLVFWRDSPIGIISLSMMSGGDGFADIVGRRFGSLKLPFNDKKSWVGSAAMFISGFLLSALMLSYFSWLGYIQVSWDQAIGKLVLVALAATAVECIPVTDVVDDNISVPLATMLVAFLLFGNTAN is encoded by the exons atggcggcggcgcggccggcGCTCCCCTCCTCCCCGACCTCGCTGCTGCTCGCGCGCTCCATCTCCGCCCCCGACCTCGCCACGGCCCCGACGTGGCGGAGGCCGAGGCGGTGGCTCGTCGCCGCGGCCGGCGTCCCGGCCGTGGCGGGGGCGCTCGCGGCCTCGGCCTCGGCGCCGGCGGCGTCCATGCTGCTGCGGGACGGAGGCGCCACGCTGCTCGTCACCGCCGGGGCCTACTCCCTCGTGCGCGCCTTCGACGCGCTCACCGAGCGCCGCCTCGTCCAGCAG AGCTTGAGCAGAAAGGTTGTGCATGTGCTATCCGGGGTCTTTTTCATGGCTTCATGGCCACTCTTCAG CAATTCGACCGGTGCAAGGTTCTTCGCAGCGGTAGTCCCATTTCTCAATTGCGCGAGGCTTCTCACCTACGGGCTCGGCTTCTACTCGGACGAAGCTCTAGTAAAATCGGTGACCCGTGAAGGAAAACGAGA GGAATTGCTGAGAGGTCCTCTGTACTATGTCATCGTGCTACTGATCATTGTTCTAGTCTTCTGGCGTGACTCCCCTATCGGGATCATCTCCttgtcgatgatgagtggcggcGATG GCTTTGCTGACATTGTCGGGAGAAGGTTCGGCTCGCTGAAGCTGCCATTCAACGACAAGAAGAGCTGGGTCGGGAGCGCCGCAATGTTCATTTCCGGGTTCCTGCTATCTGCGCT GATGCTGTCCTATTTCTCGTGGCTTGGTTACATTCAAGTCAGCTGGGATCAGGCGATTGGTAAACTGGTTCTAGTTGCGCTGGCAGCCACTGCAGTGGAGTGTATTCCTGTAACTGATGTTGTAGATGACAATATCTCTGTTCCCTTGGCCACCATGTTGGTAGCCTTTCTGTTGTTTGGCAACACTGCAAACTGA
- the LOC125534457 gene encoding WAT1-related protein At5g64700-like has protein sequence MAASKLTPTLPVSSLALAASRSPGQLRSPALRPPATAGADTGLSWTSSKGFGRGTTVACATAVHGQDTTIHVHGSRWKPAVCVVLVELFNTGTILLGKVAVDGGMFVFSLLCYRSILGVIFILPFALLLERGKWKELDMKALVWLFINAFIGYSLPMALYYYGLHDTSASYGVIFSSLTPLFTFVLSILLGMESLRLKSKEGSAKVVGALLCFGGALLISLYNGKELHLWSPVIKGITKSSNGVVGGHHHVRGTLLLLGDCICYAFWYPIQVKVLKVYPWKHWSSVLTCVLGGLQTCVIGIFLRRDKLAWQVGWNIQLLTIVYSAALGTAAKYWLNLYAVEKRGPVFPPMFSTLSIVFTMVLGALLLGESITVGSLLGSALVFSGLYTYLYGKAKELHAKTTSSSSNEKLQGQPTHDSKCEDPIFGP, from the exons CCGCCGGCGACGGCGGGAGCTGACACGGGCTTGAGCTGGACTTCATCAAAGGGCTTTGGCCGCGGCACGACCGTGGCATGCGCTACTGCGGTTCACGGGCAGGACACCACTATCCATGTCCACG GAAGCAGGTGGAAACCGGCTGTCTGTGTGGTCCTGGTGGAGCTCTTCAACACAGGAACTATACTGTTGGGCAAGGTAGCAGTTGATGGCGGCATGTTTGTATTCTCATTGCTCTGTTATAGAAGCATTCTAGGTGTCATCTTCATCTTGCCATTTGCCCTACTCCTTGAAAG AGGGAAGTGGAAAGAATTGGATATGAAGGCTCTTGTATGGCTCTTCATCAATGCTTTTATCGG ATACTCATTACCTATGGCCTTGTATTACTATGGGCTACATGACACAAGTGCCTCCTATGGTGTGATCTTCTCAAGTTTGACTCCGCTCTTCACTTTTGTCCTGTCAATACTACTTGG TATGGAGAGCTTGCGCCTCAAATCCAAAGAGGGTAGTGCGAAGGTGGTTGGTGCATTGTTATGTTTTGGTGGGGCATTGTTGATTAGCCTGTACAATGGAAAGGAATTGCATCTTTGGTCCCCAGTTATAAAAGGTATCACTAAGAGTTCTAATGGAGTAGTCGGAGGACACCATCATGTGAGGGGCACCTTGCTTTTGTTGGGTGATTGCATATGTTATGCATTTTGGTACCCCATACAG GTGAAAGTTCTAAAGGTGTACCCATGGAAACATTGGTCATCAGTGTTGACATGTGTTCTAGGTGGTTTGCAAACATGTGTCATAGGAATATTTTTGAGAAGGGACAAACTTGCTTGGCAAGTAGGATGGAACATTCAGCTATTAACAATTGTCTACTCT GCTGCACTTGGCACAGCCGCCAAGTATTGGTTAAATCTATACGCTGTGGAAAAGCGGGGCCCTGTTTTCCCACCGATGTTCAGCACATTATCGATTGTCTTCACCATGGTTCTTGGGGCATTATTACTAGGAGAAAGCATCACGGTTGGGAG CTTGTTGGGTAGTGCATTGGTTTTTAGTGGTTTATATACGTACCTCTATGGAAAGGCCAAAGAACTCCACGCGAAGACGACATCAAGTTCAAGCAATGAAAAGCTACAGGGGCAACCTACCCATGACTCAAAGTGTGAGGATCCAATATTTGGTCCTTGA